A stretch of DNA from bacterium:
ACCGCCGCATCCGCAAACCGCGGGCCCACTATCTGCAGACCGACGGGCAGGCCCGCCGCGGTCCAGCCGGCCGGCACGGTGATCGCGGGGTATCCGGTCATGTTGATCGGGAACGTGAACGCGAGCCAGCCGAGCGCGCCGACCGCCTTGTCTCCGATCTCCTCGTACATATGCCGCCCGAGCGGCAGCGGCGGCGCGGCGAGCGTGGGCGTGAGCAGGAGGTCGTACGTTTTGAAGAATTCGCGGAACGCGTCGTTCAGCGTGCGCCGGACGTTGGCGGCCTGGATGAAGTCGACGGCGCTCGGGCGCTGGCCCATCTCGATGTAGCGGACGAGGCCGGGGTCCATCTTCGCCCGCCACTCCGCGAGATAGGGGATGAGACGCGCGGCGACCGACGCCGGAAAGAGCGCGTTGAACGCGTCCGACGGATCCGTGAAACGGGGCGAACCCTCATCGACGCGGGCCCCGGACTCCTCGAGCCGGCGGGCTGCCGCCTCGGCGAGGCGGCGCACCTCCGGATCGACGGGCGCGTAGCCCCAGTCCGGCGTCCAGGCGGCGCGCACGTTCGTGAGGTCCCCCTCGGCCGCGCGGGCCCAGTCTGTGCCGTCATCCGGCAGCGACGCCAGGTCGCGTGGATCCGGCCCCGCGATCACGGACATCGCGAGCGCCGCGTCCCGCACGGTGCGGGTCATCGGTCCCGCGTGCGAGAGCGTCTCCAGTCCTCCGAAGACGGGCGCCATCGGCACGCGTCCGAGCGTCGGTTTGAAGCCGACGATCCCGCAGCAGCTCGACGGGATCCGGATCGACCCGCCGGCGTCCGTGCCGATCGTGAGCGGGCCCATGCCCGCCGCGACGGCGGCGGCGCCGCCGCCCGTGGATCCGCCCGGCGTGTGATCGAGACTCCAGGGGTTGCGGGTCGCGCCGAAGACCGGATTGTCGGTCGTCGCACGGTAGCCAAACTCGGG
This window harbors:
- a CDS encoding amidase, with the translated sequence MNATELCFLPAAELAAAIRAKRVSPTEAVEAVLDRIATVNPSINALVTVTEDLARATARDIETRLARGEAAGPLAGVPVTIKDLIMVKGVRTTWGSRIFERFVSPEDAPAVERLRAAGAVIVGMTNSPEFGYRATTDNPVFGATRNPWSLDHTPGGSTGGGAAAVAAGMGPLTIGTDAGGSIRIPSSCCGIVGFKPTLGRVPMAPVFGGLETLSHAGPMTRTVRDAALAMSVIAGPDPRDLASLPDDGTDWARAAEGDLTNVRAAWTPDWGYAPVDPEVRRLAEAAARRLEESGARVDEGSPRFTDPSDAFNALFPASVAARLIPYLAEWRAKMDPGLVRYIEMGQRPSAVDFIQAANVRRTLNDAFREFFKTYDLLLTPTLAAPPLPLGRHMYEEIGDKAVGALGWLAFTFPINMTGYPAITVPAGWTAAGLPVGLQIVGPRFADAAVLRAAAAFEARQPWADRRPTLA